The Pseudomonadota bacterium nucleotide sequence ACAGCGGAGATCATCGCCAGGCAGGATCGCGAGATCCGCGAGGAGCTGGAAACGGCGGTTGAGCGCAGTCGAGAGCTCCAGGACGAGCTCCGGCGTCTCGCGCATTTTGACGAATTGACGGGCCTCCCGAATCGTCGCCACGTCCTCGAGCGGGCCGAGGCGGAGCTCAGGCGCTCAGTCCGCTACGGCCGGCCGCTATCCATCGTGATCACCGATATCGACCACTTCAAGCAAATCAACGATGGCTATGGCCACCAGGTCGGGGATGAAGCGATTCGGCATGTGTCTGCGCTGCTGGCTCAATCGCTGCGCGAAGAAATCGACATGTGCGGTCGGATCGGCGGCGAGGAGTTTCTGCTGCTACTGCCGGAGTCGGAGGTCACCGCTGCCGCGTTGCTGGCTGAGCGGTTGCGCAAACTGATCGAGGAATCCCCGCTGCGGTGTGGCGCACAATTCACCTGCAGCTTCGGCGTGGCTGAGAGGGATACGCACGAGACGCTCGAGGCGCTGATCAAGGCTGCCGACAGCAAGCTCTACGAAGCGAAGAACGGCGGGCGCAACTGCGTCCACTTTTAGGGTCAAGCCCGCTAGGTCCCCCAGCCGCCCCCCAGCGACTTATAAAGCGCTATGAGGGCCACCACGGCGGCGGTCTCGCTGCCGGCAAGCTGATCTTCGGATTCCAGCACTCGGCGCTCGGCGTCCAGCACCTGCAGAAAATTATCCACGCCGGCCCGATAGCGACGTCGCGCGAGATCTGCGGCGCGAACGTTGGCGGCGGCAGCGTCTTTCAGGGCGGCAACCCGAATCAGCTCACTTTGAAAGCTGACCAGCGCCGACTCGGTTTCTGCCAGCGCATTGAGCCAGGTTTGTTCGAGCGTGTTCACGGCCGCCAGGGCCCGACCATCCGCGGCGCTGATCCGTGCGCGGACCCGGGCAAGGTCAAGTACCGGCCAGCTGAACGCCGGGCCGATGCTGTAGCTCCGGGTATCGCTGTCCGACAGGTCCCCGACGGAGAACGCCTGACGCCCCAAGCTGCCCAGCAGGTCGAAGCGCGGGTAGAGCTCCGCTGTGGCAACACCAATACGATAGGTGGCGGCCGCCAGGAGTCGCTCGGCGGAGCGGACGTCGGGCCGTCTTCGCAGCAGCTCGCTCGGAGCGCCGACGGCGATGTTGACGGGTATTTCAGGCAGGCGACCATTGGGTGTGATCTGCGCCGCAATCTGTGTCGGGGTTTGCCGCGTCAGCACGCCCAGCCGATAACGTTGGCCCTGGACGCTGGCATACAGCGACGGAATCAGCGCCTGGGTGGCAAGCAGCTGCGCCTCAGCCCGCGCTACATCCAGATCCGTGCCGCGACCGCCGTCCCGCAAGGTCCGCGTCAGGTCGAGGGTTGTGCGTTGGTTAGCGGCGTTGCGGCGGGCAACCTCTAGTCGACGCTGCGTGCCGCGCATCTCGGCGAACGCAAGCCCCACCTCGGCCGCCACCGCCACCTGCGCGTCTTCCAGGCTGGCTTCCGCGGCTTCAACTTCCGCGGCGGCGGCGGCGGTGGCGCTTCTGACCCGGCCGAAGAAATCGAGCTCCCAGGTGGTGTCGATGCTCAGGCGATACACCTCGTTGGCGTCGACGCTGAAGCCGGGAAACACCTGGCCCTGACGCTGTCGGGTGGCGTTGCCGGCGGCGCTTCCCACCGGCAGACGGACACGGGCGGTTTCGGCGTAGGTTGCGCGCGCGACCTGCAGGTTGGCGCGGGCGATCTCAACCGTGTTGTTGGCCTCCAGCGCTTGATTCACCAAAGCGAGAAGCTCCGGTTCGCCTAGCGTGACCCACCAGCGTTCCATCACCTCACCGGTGCTGAGTGGCTGTTCAATCGGGCGGTGAAACGCCGGGTCCTGCGCTAGCTCGGGCGTTTGATAGTCAGGCCCAACCGTGCAGGCTGCAATCAGTAGCGCAGACGATGAGGCGAGCAGTCGTCTCACGAGGTCTCTCCCACCGGCTCAACGGTGGTGGTTTCTTTAGGGCCACGCACCCAGCGCCGAATCACCACGTAGAAAACTGGCGTCAAGAAAAGCCCAACTAGCGTAACGCCGAGCATGCCGCTGAAGACCGCGGTGCCCAGAACCTGACGCATCTCGGCGCCCGGCCCGCTGGCAATCACCAGGGGCACAACACCGAGGATGAACGCAAACGAGGTCATGAGGATGGGGCGCAGGCGAAGCTGGGCCGCGTTGGTGGCGGCGTCATAAATACTTTTGCCGAGACTCTCCTGCTGCTTGGCAAACTCGACGATAAGAATCGCGTTCTTGCTGGCCAGACCGATCAAAACAATGAACCCGATCTGGGTCAGGATGTTGTTGTCCATCCCGCGAAGGGCGATGCCCAAAAGCGCAAACAGGATGCAGAGCGGAACGATCAGTAGAATGGCCAGCGGCAGCGACCAGCTTTCGTATTGCGCCGTGAGCAGCAGAAAGACGAACAGGACGCTCAGCGGAAACACCAGCAGGCCGGCGCTGCCGCCGGAGCGCTGCTGGTAGGCCAGCTCGGTCCACTCGTAACTCATGCCGGCGGGCAGGCTGGCATCAGCAAGGTTCTCCATGGCGGTCAGTGTTTGACCGCTCGAAACGCCGGGCGGGGTGGCACCTTGCACCTCGGTCGCCGGATAAAGGTTGAAGCGCACCACACGGTCGGCCCCGGTGGTGGTTCGCAGGCTCGCCACGGAGCCGAGCGGCACCATGGCGCCGTCGTTGTTTCTTGCGCGTAGCGTCAGGATGTCTCGCGGATCGATCCGGAACGGACCGTCCGCCTGGGCGGTCACCCGGTAGGCGCGGCCAAACAGGTTGAAGTCGTTGACGTAGGCAGACCCCAGGAAGACCTGCAGCGTCTCAAACACATTTTCTACCGGCAGGTTGAGCATCTCCGCCTTGGTTCGATCGATATCGAGAAAATACTGGGGCGAGGCGGTGCCGAAGGTGGTGAAGACCTGAGTCGCTTCGGGCAGCTGGTTGGCCTGGCCGATCAGCTGCCAGCTGGCACCCTCCAGTGTTTTCAGGCCGCGGCCGCTGCGGTCCTGCACCATCATTTTGAAGCCGCCGCCGTTGCCCAGGCCCGAGACCGCCGGCGGTGCGATTACAAACACCTGGGCTTCTTGGATGGCGCCTAAGCGTCCCCAAAGCTGACCAATAACCGCATTCGCCGATTCCTCGGGTCCCCGCTCCTCAAAAGGCTTCAGAGTGACAAACATGGCGCCGGCGTTTGAGGCATTGGCAAAGGTGGCGCCGGAAAAGCCGGCGAAAGCCACAACCGGGCCGGTGCCGGGCGTTTCGTTGATGATGCCGATGGCTTTCTGGATGACCGCATCGGTTCGCGCCAGCGACGCGCCTTTCGGCAGCTCGGCGGCCACGATGACGTAACCGCGGTCCTGCTCAGGAATAAAGCCGGTGGGCACCCGCTGTAGGGCCAGGACTGTCAGGCCGATCATCAGCACAAACAGCACCAGCGAGATGGCGGGGCGGCGGCTGAAGCGGCAAACGGCGTCACCATAACCGTTGGCCAGGCGCGTGAAGCCGCGATTGAACAGGCGGAAGAAGCCACCGAGAACCCGCTCCCACAAACGTCCGAAGACGCTGTCGTCCGAGCCTTTGGGACGCATCAGGATGGCCGCCAGCGCCGGGCTGAGGGTCAGGGAGTTCAGTGCGGAGATGATCGTGGCGGAGGCGATGGTCAGCGCAAACTGCCGGAAGAACTGCCCCGAGATACCGCCCAGAAACGCCGCCGGGATAAACACGGCGCTGAGCACGAGCGCAATCGATACCAGTGCACCGCCGACCTCGGTCATGGTGATGCGCGCCGCGTCTCGCGGTGCTTCACCTTCCTCCATGTTCCGCTCAACGTTTTCGACCACCACAATGGCGTCGTCGACGACAATGCCGATGGCCAGCACCAGACCGAATAGGGAAAGATTGTTGAGCGAAAAGCCGAACCCCGCCATGACGGCAAAGGTTCCGATCAGAGAGACGGGGATGGCGGCAATGGGTATCAGCGCCGCACGCCAGTCCTGCAGAAAGACGATGATGACGAGGATGACCAGCAGCACCGCCTCAATGATAGTGGTATACACCGCTGCTACCGACTCGGCGACAAATTCCGTCGGGTTGTAAACCACCCGGTAGTCCAGGCCCGCCGGAAAGTCCTTCTGCAGCCGCGCCATGGTGGCTTGGATTTCTTCCGCGGTCTGCAGCGCGTTGCTGCCGGGCCGCTGGAAGATGGCGATGGCCACCGCCGGATCCCCATTGAGGTAGCTGTTGGTGACGTAATCGCGCGCGCCGAGCTCCACCCGCGCCACGTCGCCTACGCGAACCAGCCGACCGTCGTCGCCGGCGGCGACAATGACCTCGCGGAACTCCTGGGCCTCGGTGAACCGGCCCTGGGTGTTCACCGTGTACTGAAACGCCCGATCGGCGTCCAGCGGCGGCTGTGCAAGGCTGCCGCCCGCCACCTGCACGTTCTGACTGCGCAGGGCCGCGACGACGTCGCTGGCGGTCAGGTTACGCTGGGCCAGGCGATCCGGGTCAAGCCAGACCCGCATGCTGTATTCACGGGCGCCAAACACCGTGATGCTGCCGACCCCGTCGATTCGCGCCAGCACGTCCCGAATCTGGAGAAACGCGTAGTTGGAGATGTACAGCTGGTCGTAGGTGTCGTCCGGCGACAGCAGGTGAACGACCATCATCAGATCTGGCGAGCTTTTTTGCGTCACAACGCCCAGCCGCCGGACCTCTTCCGGCAGCCGTGGCTCCGCGCTGGCGACCCGGTTCTGGACCAGCACCTGGGCGGTGTCAAGATCTGTGCCCAGCGCAAAGGTGACCGTCAGCTGCATGACGCCATCGGAGGTCGAGCTCGACTGCATGTAAAGCATGCCCTCGACGCCGTTGACCTCCTGCTCGATCGGCGTAGCCACCGTGTCGGCAATGATCTCCGGCGTTGCGCCGGGGTAGGCGGCGCGCACCACGATGGTCGGCGGTGCCACTTCCGGATACTGCGCAACGGGCAGGCCGCCGTAGGCGATCAGGCCAAGCAGGATAATGAAGATCGACAGCACCGCGGCGAACCGGGGCCGGTCGATGGAAAAGTGGCCGAGGTTCATCGGCCCTGCTGGTCGGTGGCGGTGCTGGGTGAGACCACCATGCCCGGGCGCACGCGCTGCAGTCCGGTGAGAATAAAGCGCGATTCCGCGGTCAGTCCCGTCTCAACCACCCGCAGGCCGTCCTCCGTCAGGCGACCGGGTGTGATCACCTGCTGGCTGACCGTGTTTTGATCGTCCAGAACATACACAAACTGCCTGGACTGGTCTGTGCCGATGGCGGTATCGGGTATCAGCAGCGCCGGATAGGGGCCTCTGCCCTGCAGCTGAACCTTCGCAAACAGGCCGGGAATGAGGATCCCGTCGGGGTTCGGAAAGATGCCGCGACCTTCGATGGTGCCGGTGGATGAGTCCACCACGTTATCGACAAAGTCCATGGCGCCGATATGAACATAGCCGTCTTCGTCAGAAACTTTCAGGCGCAGCGGATTGGGCGCCACCCGGGAACTGGGCCGATCGCCCGACTGGGCAAGACGCTGATACTTCAAATAGGCGTCTTCCGCCGCGGTGAAATACGCGTAGACCGGGTCGCGGCTGACGATCGTGGTCAGGAGCGTGGCGTTCGACTGGCCGCCGCTGATGAGATTTCCGCGGGTGACCAGCGCCCGGCTGGTCCGGCCACTGATCGGCGCCTTGACCCGCGTGAACTCCAGATCGAGACGGCTCTGCGTCAAAGCCGCATCCGCCGCCTTGACGGCCGACCGGGCCGACTGGACGTTCTGCGTTCTTGCGTCGAACTCCTCTTCGGAGATGGCCCGGGAGTTAAAGAGGTCCTTCGCCCGCTCAAGGTCGTTGTCGGCGAGCTGGGCGCTCACCTGTGCCTGCTGCAGCACCGCCTCGGCCTGCGCCACCGCCGCCTCGAAGGGGCGCGGGTCGACCACAAACAGCAGCTCACCCTGCTCGACCGTGTCGCCGTCGGTAAAGTCCACCGACTCGAGATAGCCGCTGACCCGGGCTCGCACCTCAACCGCTTCCACCGCGGCGATGCGCGCCGTGAACTCATCCCAGTCCGTGATAGCCCGTTCCTCGGGCATGGCGACGGTAACCTGCGGTGGGGGAGGTGCCTCGCCACCGCCCTGCGGCTGTGTGTTACATCCGGTGAGTGTCGTCGCGGCGATGAGCGTTGCCAGCGCGGTAAAACAGTATGCGAGCCTGGGGTGTGGCTTGGGTCGCCGAAAGGCTGTGTACATAGATAGAAGCTCGGATGATTTCGGGCGCTGGGGGGCGCTGATGACGACCCGCTGAGGATACCACCCCGGCATGCTGTTGGTGTGACAAAAGGCCCGATCAAACGGGGTTTCGGTGCCGGTTCACGACGGTGCCCGCAATTGGTGCATACAGCACCATGTTGGGTCGCCCTTTTTCTTCGAGATACAACGCTGTGTCTGCATATTGGCGATAAGCATCTGATCCTGTTCGGGTTACTCGCTTGCCAAAGAAATGGCACGCAATTTGATTAAACGGTTGTTGAATACCTACGACGAAGGATCAGGTCATGCCCAGCGAACACGAAGCCATGTACGGAATCTCGCGCATCGATTCAGCGAAGGAGCGCGCCCACGCCTGGCGCGTGAGCCTGCGTCGCAACGGTAAGCGGCTCGTTAAGAATTTCACTGACCGACACTACGGCGGCAACAAAAAAGCGCTGCTGGCGGCGCAGCACTATCGGGACGATCTCCTCCGCCAGCACCCGCCGATGTCCCGCAAGACATTTGCCAAGATTCTGCGCTCCAACAATCTGACCGGCGTCAGCGGCGTTTATCGCTATGCCAAGCGGTACCGGCTTAAAGACGGCACCCAAAAAGAATCCTGGTACTGGGAAGCGAACTGGCCCACGTCACCCGGCGTCAGTGCTAAAGCCACGTTTTCCGTCAACCGCTACGGCGAGGACATCGCCCGCTTGATGGCGCTGCAGGCTCGCGAAAAAGGCCTGGCCGCCGTCGAAGGGGTCTTTTGGGCTTCAGCCCGCGGTGAGATGCCGTCTGCCGGCCGCGCGGGCCATGACGACGATCGCCGGGTCGCCTAGCCCCGAACCAGGCGATTTATGTCGAGTTTGGGCGGCTCGCTGAGCTACCGGCTCGCAACATCAGGCAGCAGGCGTGGGGCAGACGCCACCGCCCAACGCGCTTTTGCTTGAGCTGACCGCGAGAGCAGGGTGACTGCCGATCAGCCGACAGAGTTCTATGGGACTCAAAAAACCCCCGGCTGATCGGCACGATCTCTGTTCGCGCATCGTGATGTCACTATCTCCGTGCCCGGCGCCCCGTTGCGCCGGCTTTCCATACCTCTCCTGAGACTCGCTGCACGCTCTCCGACTAAAGACCTGAGTTCACTATGGCTCGCTGCAGCCCGGCGTCCTCAGAGGTTGCCTAATCCGCTTCGGTAGTCGAAAATTCACATCCTTTTGTCTCAGTTTGCGCAACGTTCATGGCTAACCCCTCTCGACTGCATATCCCTCATCCAGCCGCTCGACCCGGCGAAAAACCCGATTTCAGCAGCCTCAAGCTGTCTCCGGCGGGGGCTGTTGAGCGTCCCGATACCCGGACCGCGACCAGCGACATGGAGTACTTGGCGCACGACCTGGTGAGGGTTTTGGACGATGAACATCGCGCCCAGGGGCCTTGGAATCCTCACCTTGAATCGGCTGAGCTGCAGGTTGCGTTGCGTCAGATGATGCTGACCCGCGCGCTCGACGATCGGATGCATCGGATGCAGCGTCAGGGCCGCATCAGCTTTTACGTGAAATGCCTTGGCGAGGAGGCGGTGTCGATCGGGCAGGGCATGGCGCTCGAACCGAAGGACATGCTGTTCCCCAGCTACCGCAACCAGGGTTTATACATCCTCCGGGGCACCGGCCTGGTCAACATGATAAGTCAGTGCCTGTCCAATACCAGGGACATGTGCAAAGGCCGTCAGCTCCCGGTGATGTACCACAATCAGGAGGGTCGGATTTTCTCGATCTCCGGCAACCTCGGCACGCAGTATCCGCAGGCAGTCGGCTGGGCGATGGCTTCAGCCATCAAAGGGGAGGATCATGTGGCCGCCGCCTGGGTGGGTGACGGCAGCACGGCGGAAGCGGATTTCCACCACGGGCTGACCTTCGCCGCGGTCTACCAGGCGCCGGTGATCCTAAACGTGGTCAACAACCAGTGGGCCATCTCTACCTTCCAAGGTTTTGCCGGCGGCGAGCAGCGCTCGTTTGCGGCGCGCGGCCTTGGGCTGGGTATTCCCGGAATCAGGGTTGACGGCAACGATCTGCTGGCGGTGTATTCGGTGACCCGCTGGGCCGCCGAGCGAGCGCGCAAGTCGCGGGGGCCAACCCTGATTGAGCTGGTGACGTACCGTGCCGGCGCCCACTCGACCAGTGACGACCCCAGCCGTTATCGGCCCAAAGAAGAATGGGCGGCGTTCCCGCTCGGCGATCCGATCGAGCGTTTGAAGCAGCACCTCATTTCGGAGGGAAACTGGACCGAGGAAAAACACGCCGCGCTTGAGCAGGATTTGAAGGAGCGTGTGACCTCCGCCTGGAAGGAGGCCTGTAAGTTCGGAACCATGAGCGACGGCCCTCAGCTTGATCCGCGGGAAATGTTTGACGACGTTTACGAAGAACTGACGCCACAGCTCGCGGCCCAGCGCGCAGAAATGCTGGCGTTGGAGGACTGATCATGGCTCAGATGAACATGATTCAGGCCATCAACTCGGCCATGGACGTTATGATGGAGCGCGATCCGACGGTGATTGTGCTAGGCCAGGACGTCGGGTATTTCGGGGGCGTCTTTCGCTGCACCGAGGGCCTGCAGCGGAAGTACGGCGAACATCGCGTGCTGGACGCGCCAATCGCCGAAGGCGGGATCGTCGGTTCCGCCATCGGTATCGGCGTCAATGGACTGAGGCCGGTCGCAGAGATCCAGTTTGCGGACTATATCTATCCCGGTTTCGATCAAATTGTGAGCGAGCTGGCGCGGCTACGGTATCGCTCGGGCGGTGAGCAGTCGTCGCCGGTCACGATCCGCACCCCCTGTGGCGGCGGCATTCGCGGCGGACAAACCCACTCGCAGAGTCCGGAGGCGATCTTCACCCACATCTCCGGCATTAAGACGGTAATGCCTTCCAACCCCTACGACGCCAAGGGACTGCTGATCAGCGCCATCGAAAGCAACGATCCCGTGGTGTTCTTTGAGCCAAAGCGGATCTATAACGGCCCCTTTGACGGAGACCCAGACAAGCCTGCGGTGCCGTGGACCACGCACCCAAAGGGTGAGGTGCCGAGGGACTACTACACGGTGCCGCTCGACAAAGCGGACGTGGTGCGGTCCGGCAGTCAGCTCAGCATCATCACTTACGGAACGCTGGTGCACGTTGCGCAAAGCGCGGCCGAGCAGGCCGGCGTGGACGCAGATATTATCGACGTGCGGACGCTCGCGCCGCTCGACGTCGAAACCCTGGTCAAGTCGGTTCAAAAGACCGGTCGCTGCCTGATTGCCCACGAGGCGACGCGCTTCAGCGGTTTTGGTGCCGAGCTGTCGGCCACGATTCAGGAAAACTGTTTCTGGCACCTCGAGGCGCCCATCGAGCGTGTCGCGGGCTGGGACACCCCGTATCCGCACGCGTTTGAATGGCAGTATTTTCCCGGCCAGAAACGTATGATTGCCGGGATCAACCGAGTGATGTCGCATGGGTGAATTCGTATTTAAGCTGCCCGACCTGGGGGAAGGAACGGTCGAGGCGGAGATAGCCAAGTGGCACGTGGAGGCCGGGCAGGTCATCTCCGAGGATGACCCGCTGGTCGACATGATGACCGACAAAGCCGCCGTCGAGGTGGCCTCGCCGGTATCCGGCAAGGTTCGGCTGCTACACGGGGAGGCAGGCGCGATGATGGCCGTCGGTTCAGCGCTGGTGACCCTGGACACCGAAGGCGAAGCGGCTGCGTCAGACGAGGCTGAGCCTGCGGCCCCGGCGGCAGAACCGGCCGCCGCCCCGTCGGCCGCGCCGACCGAAGCGCCAGCCGCAAAAAGCAACGGGCACGCCGGCGGCAGCGCGCGCGGCGGCAAGGTGCTGACCTCGCCAAGTATCCGGCGCCTCGCCCGGGAACAGAACATTAACCTCGGTGACGTAAGCGGCAGCGGGCCCAGCGGCCGGATACTGCGCGCTGACGTCGACGCCTTCCTGGCAGCCGCGGCTGCTCCGGGCGCTGCCGTTGTCGGCGGCCCTGTCAAGGCGCACGGCACCGAGGAGATCAAGGTCATCGGTTTGCGTCGGGCTATCGCCCAGCGCATGTCGCAGGCCAAGCGGGATATTCCGCATTTCTCTTACGTTGACGAGGTGGATATCACGCAGCTCGATCTGCTGCGCAAGCACCTGAACCAAACCTCCGGTCAGCCCAGGCTGACCTATCTGCCGTTGATCGCCGCCGCGTTGATTCGAGTGCTCAAAGACTTTCCCCAGTGCAACGCCACCTATGATGACCAGCGCAACGTGATTGTGCGTCACCACGCTGTGCACTTAGGCATCGCCACCCAGACCGACGACGGCCTCAAGGTGCCGGTGGTCGATCACGCGGAGGCGCTGGACTTCTGGCGGCTGGCATCCGGCATGCGGGACCTGACCGAGCTTGCTCGCAGCAACCGCGCGAGCCGCAGTCAGCTCAGTGGCTCAACCATCACCATTACCAGCCTCGGCAAGCTCGGAGGCATCGCCAGTACCCCCATCATCAACGCACCGGAAGTCGGCATCATTGGCGTCAATAAGGCGGTCCAGCGACCCATGGTCATCGATGGTGAGGTCCAGATCCGGCTGATGATGAACCTGTCGACGTCGTTCGATCATCGGTTCGTCGATGGTTACGACGCCGCGGCCATGGTGCAGGGGATGAAAGAGCTGCTGGAAAACCCCGCCGCCATTTTTATTCCCGCTCCCTGAGAAGCTGTCGCCGCCGAGACCCGTCGGCGGCGCGTTCTTAGGAATCTGTCAGATCGAAGACCACTTTGCCGAGGGCTCTACGGCCGCTGATGTCGGCAAAAGCCGTGGCATAGTCCGTTAGCGGATAGCTGGCAGAGATTCGCGGTTTTAGCTTGCCCTCCGCCACCATGTCCGCCATCAGCCGCAGATTGCG carries:
- a CDS encoding efflux transporter outer membrane subunit gives rise to the protein MRRLLASSSALLIAACTVGPDYQTPELAQDPAFHRPIEQPLSTGEVMERWWVTLGEPELLALVNQALEANNTVEIARANLQVARATYAETARVRLPVGSAAGNATRQRQGQVFPGFSVDANEVYRLSIDTTWELDFFGRVRSATAAAAAEVEAAEASLEDAQVAVAAEVGLAFAEMRGTQRRLEVARRNAANQRTTLDLTRTLRDGGRGTDLDVARAEAQLLATQALIPSLYASVQGQRYRLGVLTRQTPTQIAAQITPNGRLPEIPVNIAVGAPSELLRRRPDVRSAERLLAAATYRIGVATAELYPRFDLLGSLGRQAFSVGDLSDSDTRSYSIGPAFSWPVLDLARVRARISAADGRALAAVNTLEQTWLNALAETESALVSFQSELIRVAALKDAAAANVRAADLARRRYRAGVDNFLQVLDAERRVLESEDQLAGSETAAVVALIALYKSLGGGWGT
- a CDS encoding multidrug efflux RND transporter permease subunit — translated: MNLGHFSIDRPRFAAVLSIFIILLGLIAYGGLPVAQYPEVAPPTIVVRAAYPGATPEIIADTVATPIEQEVNGVEGMLYMQSSSTSDGVMQLTVTFALGTDLDTAQVLVQNRVASAEPRLPEEVRRLGVVTQKSSPDLMMVVHLLSPDDTYDQLYISNYAFLQIRDVLARIDGVGSITVFGAREYSMRVWLDPDRLAQRNLTASDVVAALRSQNVQVAGGSLAQPPLDADRAFQYTVNTQGRFTEAQEFREVIVAAGDDGRLVRVGDVARVELGARDYVTNSYLNGDPAVAIAIFQRPGSNALQTAEEIQATMARLQKDFPAGLDYRVVYNPTEFVAESVAAVYTTIIEAVLLVILVIIVFLQDWRAALIPIAAIPVSLIGTFAVMAGFGFSLNNLSLFGLVLAIGIVVDDAIVVVENVERNMEEGEAPRDAARITMTEVGGALVSIALVLSAVFIPAAFLGGISGQFFRQFALTIASATIISALNSLTLSPALAAILMRPKGSDDSVFGRLWERVLGGFFRLFNRGFTRLANGYGDAVCRFSRRPAISLVLFVLMIGLTVLALQRVPTGFIPEQDRGYVIVAAELPKGASLARTDAVIQKAIGIINETPGTGPVVAFAGFSGATFANASNAGAMFVTLKPFEERGPEESANAVIGQLWGRLGAIQEAQVFVIAPPAVSGLGNGGGFKMMVQDRSGRGLKTLEGASWQLIGQANQLPEATQVFTTFGTASPQYFLDIDRTKAEMLNLPVENVFETLQVFLGSAYVNDFNLFGRAYRVTAQADGPFRIDPRDILTLRARNNDGAMVPLGSVASLRTTTGADRVVRFNLYPATEVQGATPPGVSSGQTLTAMENLADASLPAGMSYEWTELAYQQRSGGSAGLLVFPLSVLFVFLLLTAQYESWSLPLAILLIVPLCILFALLGIALRGMDNNILTQIGFIVLIGLASKNAILIVEFAKQQESLGKSIYDAATNAAQLRLRPILMTSFAFILGVVPLVIASGPGAEMRQVLGTAVFSGMLGVTLVGLFLTPVFYVVIRRWVRGPKETTTVEPVGETS
- a CDS encoding efflux RND transporter periplasmic adaptor subunit; protein product: MYTAFRRPKPHPRLAYCFTALATLIAATTLTGCNTQPQGGGEAPPPPQVTVAMPEERAITDWDEFTARIAAVEAVEVRARVSGYLESVDFTDGDTVEQGELLFVVDPRPFEAAVAQAEAVLQQAQVSAQLADNDLERAKDLFNSRAISEEEFDARTQNVQSARSAVKAADAALTQSRLDLEFTRVKAPISGRTSRALVTRGNLISGGQSNATLLTTIVSRDPVYAYFTAAEDAYLKYQRLAQSGDRPSSRVAPNPLRLKVSDEDGYVHIGAMDFVDNVVDSSTGTIEGRGIFPNPDGILIPGLFAKVQLQGRGPYPALLIPDTAIGTDQSRQFVYVLDDQNTVSQQVITPGRLTEDGLRVVETGLTAESRFILTGLQRVRPGMVVSPSTATDQQGR
- a CDS encoding AP2 domain-containing protein; the protein is MPSEHEAMYGISRIDSAKERAHAWRVSLRRNGKRLVKNFTDRHYGGNKKALLAAQHYRDDLLRQHPPMSRKTFAKILRSNNLTGVSGVYRYAKRYRLKDGTQKESWYWEANWPTSPGVSAKATFSVNRYGEDIARLMALQAREKGLAAVEGVFWASARGEMPSAGRAGHDDDRRVA
- a CDS encoding thiamine pyrophosphate-dependent enzyme, with translation MANPSRLHIPHPAARPGEKPDFSSLKLSPAGAVERPDTRTATSDMEYLAHDLVRVLDDEHRAQGPWNPHLESAELQVALRQMMLTRALDDRMHRMQRQGRISFYVKCLGEEAVSIGQGMALEPKDMLFPSYRNQGLYILRGTGLVNMISQCLSNTRDMCKGRQLPVMYHNQEGRIFSISGNLGTQYPQAVGWAMASAIKGEDHVAAAWVGDGSTAEADFHHGLTFAAVYQAPVILNVVNNQWAISTFQGFAGGEQRSFAARGLGLGIPGIRVDGNDLLAVYSVTRWAAERARKSRGPTLIELVTYRAGAHSTSDDPSRYRPKEEWAAFPLGDPIERLKQHLISEGNWTEEKHAALEQDLKERVTSAWKEACKFGTMSDGPQLDPREMFDDVYEELTPQLAAQRAEMLALED
- a CDS encoding alpha-ketoacid dehydrogenase subunit beta, with the translated sequence MAQMNMIQAINSAMDVMMERDPTVIVLGQDVGYFGGVFRCTEGLQRKYGEHRVLDAPIAEGGIVGSAIGIGVNGLRPVAEIQFADYIYPGFDQIVSELARLRYRSGGEQSSPVTIRTPCGGGIRGGQTHSQSPEAIFTHISGIKTVMPSNPYDAKGLLISAIESNDPVVFFEPKRIYNGPFDGDPDKPAVPWTTHPKGEVPRDYYTVPLDKADVVRSGSQLSIITYGTLVHVAQSAAEQAGVDADIIDVRTLAPLDVETLVKSVQKTGRCLIAHEATRFSGFGAELSATIQENCFWHLEAPIERVAGWDTPYPHAFEWQYFPGQKRMIAGINRVMSHG
- a CDS encoding dihydrolipoamide acetyltransferase family protein, translating into MGEFVFKLPDLGEGTVEAEIAKWHVEAGQVISEDDPLVDMMTDKAAVEVASPVSGKVRLLHGEAGAMMAVGSALVTLDTEGEAAASDEAEPAAPAAEPAAAPSAAPTEAPAAKSNGHAGGSARGGKVLTSPSIRRLAREQNINLGDVSGSGPSGRILRADVDAFLAAAAAPGAAVVGGPVKAHGTEEIKVIGLRRAIAQRMSQAKRDIPHFSYVDEVDITQLDLLRKHLNQTSGQPRLTYLPLIAAALIRVLKDFPQCNATYDDQRNVIVRHHAVHLGIATQTDDGLKVPVVDHAEALDFWRLASGMRDLTELARSNRASRSQLSGSTITITSLGKLGGIASTPIINAPEVGIIGVNKAVQRPMVIDGEVQIRLMMNLSTSFDHRFVDGYDAAAMVQGMKELLENPAAIFIPAP